A DNA window from Aythya fuligula isolate bAytFul2 chromosome 4, bAytFul2.pri, whole genome shotgun sequence contains the following coding sequences:
- the RXFP1 gene encoding relaxin receptor 1: protein MKSLYAFQTKTPECLAGAVPAECVCQGLEIFCDAVKLRAVPSVSSNITMMSLQRNLLRRLSADVFKKYQDLKNLYLQNNKIRAVSKHAFKGLYNLTKLYLSNNKLTNLKPGVFEDLHKLEWLIIENNRINRISPLTFYGLKSLILLEMMNNSLARLPDKPLCQYMPRLNWLDLEGNHIHHLRNITFFSCNTLTVLVMRRNKISSLNENSFSSLQMLDELDLASNKIESLPPYIFKDLKELSQLNLSYNPIKKIQIDQFDFLTKLKSLSLEGIDIANIQRRMFRPLRNLSHIYFKKFQYCGYAPHVRSCKPNTDGISSLENLLASIIQRVFVWVVSAITCFGNIFVICMRPYIRSENKLHAISIMSLCCADCLMGIYLFVIGAFDLKYRGEYNKHAQLWMDSIHCQLVGSLAILSTEVSVLLLTYLTLEKYICIVYPFRCLKPRKCRTISILVLIWIIGFVVAFIPLSNKEFFRNYYGTNGVCFPLHSEQSESTGSQIYSVVIFLGVNLAAFIIIVFSYGSMFYSVHQTAIMATEIRNHIKKEMTLAKRFFFIVFTDALCWIPIFILKLLSLLQVEIPGTITSWVVIFILPINSALNPLLYTLTTRPFKEMIHQVWYNYRQRRSKRSKGSQKTYGPSFIWVEMWPVHEITPKLTKPVLCTDSSDASVTTQSTRLNLYM, encoded by the exons atgaaatctcTGTATGCATTTCAGACCAAGACACCTGAGTGTT tggctggtgctgtgccagcagaatGTGTGTGCCAAGGGCTGGAGATCTTCTGTGATGCTGTCAAACTGCGTGCTGTCCCTTCGGTCTCTTCGAACATAACTATGAT GTCTCTTCAGAGGAATCTGCTAAGGAGACTTTCTGCTGATGTTTTCAAGAAATACCAAGACCTTAAAAATCT GTATCTtcagaataataaaatcagaGCTGTGTCCAAACATGCTTTCAAAGGTTTATACAACTTGACAAAACT ATACCTGAGTAACAACAAGTTAACCAATTTGAAGCCTGGTGTCTTTGAAGATCTCCATAAACTTGAATGGCT GATAAttgaaaataatagaataaatCGGATCTCTCCATTAACATTTTATGGACTCAAATCACTTATTCTCCT agaaatGATGAATAATTCTCTTGCTCGTTTGCCTGACAAACCTCTGTGCCAATATATGCCAAGACTAAACTGGTT AGACCTTGAAGGCAACCATATCCATCATTTAAGAAATATcacttttttctcctgcaaCACTCTAACTGTACT ggTGATGAGGCGGAATAAAATCAgctctttaaatgaaaacagtttttcttctctccaaatGTTAGACGAATT AGACTTGGCTAGCAACAAGATTGAATCACTTCCTCCATATATATTTAAGGATCTAAAGGAGCTTTCACAACT GAACCTTTCTTATAACCCAATCAAGAAAATTCAAATAGACCAGTTTGATTTTCTAACTAAACTCAAATCCCT CAGCTTGGAGGGCATTGATATTGCAAACATCCAGAGAAGAATGTTCAGACCCCTTAGAAACCTCTCCCACAT atattttaagaaattccAGTATTGTGGATATGCCCCTCATGTGCGCAGCTGTAAGCCTAATACCGATGGGATTTCATCCCTTGAGAATCTCTTAGCTAGCATTATACAGAGAGTGTTTGTCTGGGTTGTATCTGCCATCACttgctttggaaatatttttgttatctgTATGAGGCCTTACATCAGATCGGAAAATAAGCTCCACGCCATCTCAATAATGTCTCTCTGCT GTGCTGACTGTCTGATgggaatatatttatttgtgattGGAGCTTTTGATCTTAAATATCGTGGAGAATACAACAAGCACGCTCAGTTGTGGATGGACAGTATTCATTGTCAATTGGTGGGATCGCTGGCTATTCTGTCTACAGAGGTGTCAGTATTGCTATTGACTTACCTGACTTTGGAAAAATACATCTGCATAGTTTATCCTTTTAGGTGTTTGAAGCCCAGAAAATGCAGGACAATTTCCATTTTAGTTCTTATCTGGATAATTGggtttgttgttgcttttattcCACTGAGCAATAAGGAATTTTTCAGGAACTACTATGGCACCAATGGcgtctgttttcctcttcactcAGAGCAATCAGAAAGTACAGGAAGTCAGATTTAttctgttgtcatttttttag GTGTAAACTTGGCTGCTTTTATCATCATTGTGTTTTCCTATGGAAGCATGTTCTACAGTGTTCACCAAACAGCTATTATGGCTACTGAAATTCGGAATCATATCAAAAAAGAGATGACCCTTGCCAAAcgttttttcttcattgtttttacCGATGCACTATGTTGGAtacccatttttattttgaaactccTTTCTTTACTTCAAGTAGAAATACCAG GTACCATAACATCTTGGGTGGTGATTTTTATCTTGCCAATAAACAGTGCTTTGAATCCTCTTCTCTACACTTTGACTACCCGACCTTTCAAGGAAATGATTCACCAGGTTTGGTATAACTACAGACAGAGAAGATCCAAGAGAAGCAAAGGCAGTCAGAAAACATATGGCCCGTCATTCATTTGGGTGGAGATGTGGCCAGTGCACGAAATCACACCAAAGCTAACAAAGCCTGTGCTTTGTACAGACTCCTCTGATGCATCTGTGACTACACAGTCAACAAGACTAAATCTGtacatgtaa